Proteins co-encoded in one Gossypium arboreum isolate Shixiya-1 chromosome 11, ASM2569848v2, whole genome shotgun sequence genomic window:
- the LOC108472682 gene encoding cellulose synthase-like protein E1: protein MLCEEREMAKKEYVPLFETRKVKGRILFRCIAASILLGICFIIMYRIRYFPVGGKAERWTWIGLFLSELWFSFYWLLTTVCRWNAVIRIPFIHRLSQRFGKELPGIDIFVCTADPLIEPPSLLVNTVLSMMAYDYPPEKLSVYLSDDGGSNLTFYAMLEAANFSKTWLPFCKKFQVESTSPEAYFRTASELVNVQEWLSVKKLYEDMKMRIETTTKLNQILEYIQKQHKGFREWDFVSSKHDHHTILQILIDGRDTNAADIEGNPLPTLVYLAREKRPQYHHHFKAGSMNALIRVSSKITNAPIILNVDCDMYSNNSKTIKSSLCIFMDEEKGDEIGYVQFPQCFYNLTKNEIYGSSLRVLLQLEVLGFDANGGPSYMGSGCFHRRETLCGKKYEKNYKVDWKKINDKKVNESASVLEETCKVLASCTFEHNTPWGKEMGLKYGTPVEDVVTGMSIQCNGWKSIYLNPEREGFLGVAPITLLQNLVQHKRWAEGLLQLFFSRYCPLLYGHRKIPLKLQLMYSTYKLWAANCLATWYIVVVPCLCLLKGISLFPKISSPWVLPFVYVTFVHRAHSLAEFLWCGGTFRGWCNDQRIWLIKRTTSYLFAFFETILKLLGYSQLNFVVTAKVADEDVSKRYDQELIEFGAASPMFDILATLAMLNLFGSLGAIKKATMDADQDSKVLDQFGLQILLCLVLVTLNLPVYQALLFRKDNGKMPTSVMFKSIVFALLACMLAMY, encoded by the exons ATGCTGTGCGAAGAGAGAGAGATGGCAAAAAAAGAATATGTCCCCCTGTTCGAAACAAGGAAAGTTAAGGGACGAATACTGTTCAGGTGCATTGCAGCTTCAATCTTGCTTGGCATCTGCTTCATTATCATGTATAGAATAAGATATTTCCCAGTTGGAGGAAAAGCTGAGAGGTGGACTTGGATTGGTTTGTTTCTTTCTGAGCTATGGTTCTCGTTTTATTGGCTTCTCACCACTGTTTGTAGATGGAACGCTGTCATCCGTATTCCATTCATACACAGGCTCTCTCAAAG GTTCGGAAAAGAACTACCGGGCATCGACATATTTGTGTGCACGGCAGACCCGTTGATAGAGCCACCGAGCCTGTTGGTGAACACAGTTCTATCAATGATGGCATATGATTATCCACCTGAGAAGTTAAGCGTATATCTATCAGATGACGGGGGATCGAATTTAACGTTTTATGCCATGTTAGAGGCTGcaaatttctcaaagacatggcTGCCTTTCTGCAAGAAGTTCCAAGTTGAATCAACGTCTCCTGAGGCTTACTTTAGGACAGCTTCTGAACTAGTCAATGTCCAAGAGTGGCTTTCTGTCAag AAATTATATGAGGACATGAAAATGAGGATTGAAACCACCACAAAATTGAACCAAATTCTAGAATACATTCAGAAGCAACACAAAGGATTTCGTGAATGGGACTTTGTTTCAAGCAAACATGATCATCATACCATCCTTCAA ATACTAATAGATGGAAGAGACACCAATGCTGCGGATATTGAAGGAAACCCTTTGCCAACTCTAGTGTATTTAGCAAGAGAGAAAAGACCCCAATATCACCACCATTTCAAAGCTGGTTCCATGAATGCTCTT ATCAGGGTATCATCAAAGATAACCAATGCTCCAATTATTTTGAATGTGGATTGCGACATGTATTCCAACAATTCAAAGACAATCAAATCTTCTTTGTGCATTTTCATGGATGAAGAGAAAGGAGATGAAATTGGTTATGTACAGTTCCCTCAATGTTTCTATAATCTCactaaaaatgaaatttatggtagcTCTTTACGAGTACTGCTACAA CTGGAGGTTCTAGGATTTGACGCAAATGGAGGACCAAGCTATATGGGCTCAGGATGCTTCCACAGGAGAGAGACTCTTTGCGGGAAGAAATATGAGAAAAACTATAAGGTTGATTGGAAGAAAATAAATGATAAGAAGGTTAATGAAAGTGCAAGCGTCCTTGAAGAAACATGCAAAGTTCTTGCAAGTTGTACTTTTGAACACAACACACCATGGGGGAAAGAG ATGGGTTTAAAGTATGGAACTCCGGTGGAAGATGTAGTTACAGGGATGAGTATACAATGTAATGGATGGAAATCCATATACTTAAACCCTGAAAGGGAAGGCTTCTTAGGAGTTGCTCCAATAACATTATTGCAGAACCTGGTACAACATAAGAGGTGGGCGGAAGGTTTACTTCAATTGTTCTTTTCAAGATACTGCCCCTTATTGTATGGACATAGAAAGATCCCTCTTAAACTTCAACTTATGTACTCAACTTACAAATTGTGGGCTGCAAACTGCTTGGCTACATGGTATATTGTTGTTGTTCCGTGTCTTTGCTTACTTAAAGGCATCTCATTGTTTCCTAAG ATATCAAGCCCCTGGGTGCTCCCATTTGTATATGTTACCTTTGTACACCGTGCCCATAGCCTTGCTGAATTTCTATGGTGCGGAGGCACATTCCGAGGTTGGTGCAATGATCAacggatatggttgatcaagagAACAACTTCATACTTATTTGCCTTCTTCGAAACCATCTTGAAGCTATTAGGGTATTCACAGCTAAACTTTGTTGTCACTGCTAAAGTAGCTGATGAAGACGTCTCAAAAAGATATGATCAAGAGCTGATTGAGTTTGGTGCTGCTTCACCAATGTTTGATATTCTAGCCACACTTGCAATGTTGAATCTGTTTGGTAGCTTAGGGGCAATCAAGAAGGCCACCATGGATGCAGATCAGGACTCCAAGGTTCTGGACCAATTTGGGTTGCAAATTCTGCTCTGCTTGGTTTTGGTTACCTTAAACTTGCCAGTATACCAAGCACTCCTTTTTCGAAAAGACAATGGCAAGATGCCTACTTCAGTTATGTTCAAGTCAATTGTTTTTGCCTTGCTAGCCTGTATGCTAGCCATGTATTGA